The genomic segment TGCATTCGTGTCGTAGGGCGGGTCGCTCGCGATGGTCACGGCGTCGTGCCAGCCGTGGAAGTGGCCCTGGAACTTGAGGAACTTCGGCTGGCCAGTATAGAGCCGGGCCAGCCGTAGGGCCATCATCGTTGCCTCGGTGCCGCTCCCGGTGAACCGGATGCGCTCGGCCGACGGGACGATCTTCTTGACGAGGTCCGCCCATTCGAGTTCGAGGTCGTGGCAGGCGCCCGGGTGCGTACACCTGGCCATCTGATCCTGCACGGCTTTCACCACGTCGGCCGGCGTGTGGCCGAGGATGTGCGAGCCGTGGCCGACGATGTAATCGATCAGTTCGTGCCCGTCCACGTCCCACTTCTTCGAGCCTTTGGCGTGGGTGACGTAAACGGGGAACGGGTCCATCATCCGCGTGTCGTGCGTGACGCCGCACGGGAACAGCGTTCGGGCGCGCTCGAACCGCTCGCGAGACCCGGGAAACGTATCGGCGTACCGCTCAGCAAGTGTTGGCATCGGAAACCTCGGGATTCGCGGCGGCCGTCTGCGATCGGCCCGCCTGCGCAGGATATCTTACGAGAGGAGAACGAAATGAAGAATGGTCACAAAAAGGCACGAAAACGCACAAAAAATGACGAATCCACACGGCATTCGCTTTTTAACTTTTTGTGCGTTTTCGTGCCTTTTTGTGGCCACTGGTTTTGGCCAACGGCGCTCTCACCCCGGCTTCCGCAGCCGCGCCCAGTACCCGCCGTCGGCCGGCTTACCGGGGATGGCGTACCCCTCGGCTTCGACCTTCAGGCCCTTGATCCCGCGGCGGACGCCCTTCACCACGTTTTCGTTCTCGTCCGGTTCGATGCTGCACGTCGAGTACACGACCACACCGCCCGGCTTCACCCGGTCGAGCGCGGCGAAGAGAAGCTTGGTCTGGAGCCGGATCAGGTACTCGAACTCGCCCGGCTGGACGCGCCAGCGAACCTCGGGCCGACGACCGAGTACGCCGGTGTTGCTGCACGGTGCGTCGACCAAGGCGGCGTCGAACGGTCCGGCCGGGGCGTCCGTGCCGTCCTTCACCAGTACGGGCTCCACGTTTGAAACACCGAGCCGGCGGCACAGGGTTGCGACTGTGTCCAACCGTTTCGCCTCAATGTCGCAGGCGACGATCCGGCCGCGGTTGTGCATGAGTTCGGCGAGGTGCGTGGTCTTTCCGCCCGGCGCGGCGCACAGGTCGAGGACGCGCCAGCCGGGGGCCGGGTTGAGGGCCGTCGCCACGGCCATCGCCGACGGGTCTTGCACGGCGAACTCGCCGTCGGCGTACCCCGGCAGGTCGCGGACCGAGTGACCTTCGAGCAGGCGGAGGGACTGCGGGTGCGGGCCGGTGTCGGCGTCGATGTTCCGGGCGGCGAGTTGGACGCGGTAGTCTTCCCGCTCGCCCTTGAGCTTGTTTACGCGGAGCCAGAGTGAGGGCGGGGCGTTGAACCAGAACCCGAGCCGCGTGGCCTCGTCCCGTCCGAAACGCGCGAGCCAACGGTCAGCAAGCCATCGCGGCCACGAGAAGCCCGCAGCCAGGTAGCCCGCGAAGTCTTCCTCCAGGTTCGGGAGGACGGGCCGCGCGAGCTTGCGATAGCGGCCGACGACGGCCGGCCTTTCCGTAATCTCCCCGGCCGGAGTGCTGAAATCCGAGTGGGCCGCGCTCCCCACTGTCACCGACGATGGCACCGCTTCGAATGGCAGGGCATCCGCCCCTGGCGCGTCGGTGTACTCGTCCGTCACGGTCTCGGCCACGCGGCGGAGGACGCCGTTGAGGAACCCCTTCGCCTGACCGCGGCCGATGTGATTGGCCAGTTCGACGGTCTCGTGGACGGCCGCGTGCTTGGGTACGTGTGTCAGGAACGCGATCTGAAACGCGCCGAGCCGCAGCGCGTCCATTAGCGCTGGCTCGACGTTGTTCAGCGGGCGCTGGATGAACGGCTTGAGCAGTGCGTCGAGCGTTCCACGGCGGCGGATGACGCCGAACACGAGCTGCGTGACGAACCGGCGGTCCTGGGCGGAGAGCCCGGTGCGGGTCAGGTTTTCGTCCAACAGCTCGGCGACAAACCCTTCGCGGGAATGGGACCGGGCGAGGATATCGAGGGCGGCGGCGCGGGCGGTCGTCATGCGAGCACTTCCGGCCCGAAGCGGTAGCCGGCCTGGATCGGGTAGCCCCGCAAGAACTCCTCGGCCGTCATCCGCTTTTTCCCCGCGGGTTGGAGTTCGAGGACTTCGAGAGACGCATCACCACACTTCACGCCCATCGACTTGGCATCCCCAAAGATTGAACCTACCGGCGCGCCGGAATCGAGCGTCGGACGGGAGGCGGAAGGATCAACCCGATTGATGATGACCCGAATCGGCTCCTTACCCGGCCGATGAAAGAACGTGTACGCCGTCGGCCACGGCTGCATCGCGCGAACGTGATCGCTGATCGCGGCGGCCGGTTTCGTCCAGTCGATCAGGCCGTGTTCTTTCTTCAGCTTCGGTGCCTTGGTCACTTGAGCGGGGTCTTGTTTCTCGCCCGAGACCGGCCCGGCTTTCATCCGGTTCAGCACATCCACACACAACCCGGCCCCGAGCGGGGCGAGCCGGGTTTCGAGTTCGCCGGTCGTCTCGGTCGGCAGGATGTCTACCGCCCCTTGCGCGAGCATGTCGCCCGCGTCCAGGCCCAGAGTGATTCGGATGATGGTCACGCCCGTGCGCGTCTCGCCGTTCAGGATGGCGTGCGCGATCGGCGACGCCCCGCGATACTTGGGCAGCAGCGACGCGTGGACGTTGATCGCCCCCATCGGAGGCGTGGCGATGACATCCTTCGAGAGAATCTGACCATACGCGGCGACGACTAGCAGGTCCGGGGCGAACGCCTTCAACTGCGCCAGCCCCTCGGGCGTGTTAATGCTCTCAGGCTGAGCGACGGGGACGCCCGCCGACTGGGCGATGGTCGCCATGCCCTTTCCGGTCTGTCGCGTCGACCCGCGGCGGTTGCCGGCGTCCCGGTCCGGTTGCGTAACCAGCCCGACCACGTTCTCCCGCGCCGCGAGCAGCGCCTCGAACGTCGGCTCCGCGAACGTCCCGGTGCCCATCATGACAATACGCATAAATCCTTTTGCCACGGATGAACACGGATAAACACGGATCAGAAAAAGCAGCTAAGATTCGACTCTTTCTCTGATCCGTGTTTATCCGTGTTCATCCGTGGCCACTCCTTCTTAAAGCTTCATTTCGGTGCCGGGGGGAATGGTGCCCTTCTGCACGCCTTCCTCGAATTCGGCGATGAACTCTTCGAGCATTTTCTTGCTCCCCATCCGGGCGAGCGGGCCCATCTTGTCGATGAACAGGACGCCGTTCAGGTGGTCGATTTCGTGCTGCCAAATCCGTGCCGCGAGGTCGCTGCAGACCATCTCGAACGGCTCGCCGCGCAGGTTATACGCTTGCACGCGGACCGTTTTCGCCCGCCGGATGTCCTGGTAGAGCCCCGGAAAGCTGAGACAGCCTTCCCGGTCCTTGAACACGCTTTTCTGCTCCAGGATGACCGGGTTGATCGCGACGACTTCTTTGTCCTGCTGCTCCGGGTCGCCGGCGAAGTTGATAACGATCATCTGGAAGTCGAGCGCGACCTGTTGCGCGGCCAGGCCGAGGCCCTCGTGGCGGTACATGAGTTCGAGCATTCCGCCGGCCGCGAGTTGGACCTCTTTATCAATGGTGGTGACCGGGCGGGCCTTCACTCGCAGGGCGGGGTGCGGGTAATTAACGATCTTCATCGGTAGCTCGGAACGGACGCTCGGCGGGGCGGCGTTACCCCGATCCGTGAATTATAGTGGCGCGGCGAAAAATCGTGGCATTCCCGCGCCGGGCAGTGTACCACTGGGCGAAGAAACCCTCCTCACGCCCCATTCCCTTTCTCCCCACCTCGCTCATGCGCACCACCTTCGTACTTGCTTCACTCGTTGCCATCATCGCCTTATCCGTCGCCAGGGCCGCCGACCCGCCGCCGGTTTTGGCCGACGTGGACGGCCAACCGCTCGCGGCCAACGCGGACCGACTCGCCAAGGCGCTCCAACTCCTCGGCACGCCGTTGCCCGAAGCAGCCGCGAAGGAATTGCAAGCGGCCGTCGACGCGAAGGACGCCCAGAAAGTGCAGAAGGTTCTCGACCCGCGGGTCTTGTTCGTGGTGAACATCAACCCCGAGTCGCGGGTCAAAGTCACGCGGGGGCCGGCGGATGCAGCCCTTCAGCAAGCGGGGTTCGTGCCCGTGCTGGTCAAAGTGGTGAACGAAAGCACGGTCAAGAAGCCGCTCAAGATCGTCAGTCCTCAGGCGGGGCCGCGATACAGCGGTCCCGGGCGGCAGGCTCGTGATCCGAAGGCCGACCCGCGGGACAAAGATCGGTTCCTGCAAGCCGAGATGTACACCGCGCCGCCGATGACGGGGGAATTGAGCGGGCTCAAAGTCGAGTACGCGATCGCGCTGCTCTACAGCACGGAGGCCGGTAAGCGGGAGGCGACGATCGGGTTTGATGTCGGCCAGGGGAACCAGGATCTCGGCTTCCGCGGCGAAGTGCCGGTGCTGTTCGACGTGAAGCCCGGCATCCCGGTCAAGGTGCGAGTCGCCGATTTCGACGGCAAGCCGACTACCGCGCGGTTCATCATCAAGGACGCCACCGGCCGCGTCTACCCGCCCCAGGCGAAACGGCTCGCGCCCGACCTATTCTTCCAGCAGCAAGTCTACCGGCACGACGGCGGGACCATCATCTTGCCGCCCGGCGAGTTCGACGTGGAATTTGGCCGGGGGCCGGAATACCACCTCGTCGCGACGCGCGTGCGCGTCGGTCAAGGCAAGCCGGCCGACCCGGAGCCCGGCATCGCCGTCAAGCTGGTTCGTTGGATCAATCCCGCCGACCACGGCTGGTACAGCGGCGACCACCACATCCACTCCGCCGGCTGCGCGCACTACACGAACCCGACCGAAGGGGTGAACCCCGAAGACATGTTCCTGCACGTCAAGGGCGAAGGGCTGAACGTCGGCTGCTGCCTGACCTGGGGGCCGTGTTACGACTTCCAGCGGCAGTTTTTCGAGGCCGCCCCGAACAAGTTGAGTGAACCGTTCACGATCATCAAATACGACGTGGAAGTCAGCGGCTTCGGGTCGCAGGCGCTCGGGCACGTTTGCCTGCTAAACCTTCGCGACCAGACCTACCCCGGCTCCGCGGGGACGAAGGTGAAGGGCTGGCCGACGTGGACCACGCCGCTCATGCGGTGGGCCAAGGACCAGGGGGCCGTGACCGGGTACGCCCACTCCGCGAACGGCCTCGGCATCGACCGCCCGAAGTCGACCCACCGCCTGTTCACCGAACTCGACGCAGGAGCGAAAGGACACGTAACTAATGCGGACGCCGCGGCCGGGAAACTGCCGCTGCCGGAACCGTTCGACACGATCGACGCGGACAAGGACGGCAAGCTCACGGAAGCGGAACTGAAGCAAAGCACCGACCGCGTGGCGGACCGCCTGCCGAACCTCGTGATTCCGGAAATGAACGGCATCGGCGCGCAAGAAATCTGCGTCACGTCGGCGATGGGCGTCTGCGACTTCATCAGCGCGATGGACACCCAGCGGGTGCCCGAGTGGAACATCTGGTACCACATCATGAACTGCGGCTTCCCGCTCAAGGTGTCGGGCGAAACCGACTTCCCCTGCATCAGCGGCGGCCGGGTCGGCCAGGGCCGCGTTTACGTCCAACTCGGCAAGCCGGACATGGTCGACTTCGCCGCGTGGTGCGACGGCGTCCGCAAGGGCAAGTCTTACGTGTCAGACGGGTACGCCCACCCACTCAAATTCGCCGTCAACGGCACCGCCCCCGGATTCGGCGACGTGAAACTCGACGCGGCGGGGCCGGTCGCGGTGACGGCGACCGTCGCGTTCGCCAAACACCCGCTGCTCGGCACGGCGGTCGGCGCCCGACTGACGGAGGGGGCCACGCGCAAGGTCGAGCTGATCGTGAACGGCCGCGTCGCGGCGACCAAGGACGTGCCGGCCGACGACCAGCCACATGATCTGACGTTCTCGGTCCCTGTGGAACGAAGCAGTTGGGTGGCGCTTCGGCATTACCCGCAGATGCACACGAACCCGGTCAACGTAATCGTCGGCGGCAAGCCGATCCGGGCCTCGCGGCAGTCCGCCCAGTGGTGCGTCGGGGTGATCGAGCAACTCTGGCGCGTTCGCGCGAAAGACATCATCCCAGCCGAACGCGACGAGGCCGAGAAGACGTTTCAGAAGGCCCTCGATATGTACAAGCAAATCGCGACGGAGTCGCCGGAAGACAAGTAAGAATTTTCGCCGCAGATACACGCGGATGAACGCGGATCAGAAAAGAGATTAGACAAGAATTTGTTCTTCTGATCTCTTTCTGATCTGCGTCCATCCGCGTGTATCTGCGGCGAAAATTGCTTGGTGTTGCCGAATCCGACGACCACGCTAGGCTAGCCACGCGATCGCGTTCCCGGGCGGGACATTCTTCGTCACCTCGCTCGCCTCGGTCGCGGACGATCGCATTTTTACACAACCAGTCAGGTCGAGGAGTGCGACATGATTTCACGCAGGGCCGCCCTGGGGGCACTGGCCGCGGCGACAGGTAGCACGCTGACGGCCAAGGGGGACACGAAGGAAAAAGCGGCCGACAAGCCGGCAGAGGCCAAGGGGGGAACGAAGGAGAAGGCAGCCGAGACGGCTCCGAGTTTCAAGTTCCGCCTGCAACGGGCCAAGCCGCGCGTTTACGAGGGTGGTTCGATCCGCGAACACCGGGCGGCCGACTTCCCCGCCTCGCACAACATCTCGGCCGGCGTCGTCCGCATCGAAGCGGGAGCCTTCCGCGAGCCGCACTGGCACCCGAACTCGGACGAGTGGGCCTACATGGTCGAGGGCAGGGTTCGGCTCACCGTCGTCGGCCCGCACGGCCAGACGACGGTCGAGGATTTCGAGGTCGGCGACGCCTGGTTCGTGCCGATCGGCTTCGGCCACTCCGTCCTGAACATCGGCGAGGGCGAAGCCGAAGTTCTCCTGGTCCACAACCACGGCGACTTCACCACCATCGAGCTGTCGGAGTGGGCCGCCGGCGGACCGAAGGACGTATTCGCTTCGACGCTTGCGGTGCCCGAAAAAGCACTCGACAATGTGCCGAAAAAGAAACTCTTCGTCGGGCGCAAGCGCAAAAGTTGATCGCGCGGCTGCCGGTCGGCTAGCTCGTGGAGCCGACCTCGGGGGGTAGCCTGTGCGTTCGGGAGTCGCAGCAAATTGATCATTTCAATCGGAAATCATTGCCCCTTCACATCCCGGTGCTTGTAACACCGGCGCGCGTATCACCCGACCGGCTTCGCGGAACCAGCGCCTCGTCGTAAATCAACCTCATGACCCAGACGATCACCGAAGTAGCCTGTACCGTGTGCGGTTGCGTGTGCGACGACCTGACCGTGACCGTCGAGGGCGGTCGCGTCATCCGGGCAGCCGGCGCGTGCAAGCTCGCCGAGCCGTGGTTCCTCGCGCACAACACGGCTACCCCGCCGGCCGCCAAGGTCGCCGGCCAACCCGCGGCGTTCGCCGATGCGGTTGCTCGCGCCGCCGACCTGCTCCGCCACGCGCGGGCGCCGCTCATCTACGGCCTCTCCCGCAGCACGACGGAGGGCCAGCGGGCGGCCGTCGCGCTGGCGGACCGGATCGGGGCCACGATCGACACGACGGCCAGCACCGGCCACGCCCCGTCGATCGTCGCCCTCCAGCAAGTCGGCGAATCGACATGTACGCTCGGCGAGGTGAAAGCCCGTGCGGACCTCGTCGTCTTCTGGGGCACTGACCCCGTCGAGACACACCCGCGGCACTTCGAACGGTATTCGGTCGATCCAGTCGGCCTGTTCCTACCCGAAGGGCGTAAAGACCGGTTCGTGGTCGTGGTCGACGACCACGAGACGAAATCCGCCCGCCACGCGGACCTGTTCATTTCCGTCCCCCACAACCGAGATTGGGAGGCGCTGTGGGGACTGCGGCTGCTGGTAAAGGGCAAAAAATGGGCCGGCATCCTGAACCCTCCGACGCCTGATTCTGAAAAAGGTGGGGGAGACAAACCAGACGCCGGCGCTCATTCGCTACCCCAAGCGGAAGAGAAACTTCGCGACCTCGCGGCGCGGATGAAGGCGTGCAAGTTCGGCATCGTCTTCTTCGGCGCCGGCCTGACGCGGAGGCCGCTCGCGCACCGGACGATCGAAGCCCTACTCCAACTCGTCACCGACCTGAACGCCCATACGCGGTTCTACGCCCGGCGGATGCGCCGCTACGGCGACGTGGCCGGGGCGGACTCGGTCCTCGCGTGGCAGACCGGATACCCGTTCGGGGTGAACCTGGCTCGCGGGTATCCGCGGTACAACCCCGGCGAATTCACCGGCCCCGACCTGCTCGCGCGGAAGGAAGTCGACGCCTGCGTGATCGTCGGCAGCGACACGGTCGCCGACTTTCCGCCCTCGGCACTCGCGCACTTGCGCACGATCCCGGTGGTCCTACTCGATTCCCCCGGCAACCAGTCGCCCGTCGCCGCGGACGTGAAGTTCACCACGGCCGTGTACGGCATCCACCGCCCCGGCACCGCCTACCGAATGGACGAGGTGCCAATCCCCCTGCGCGTCCTGCTCCCGACCGATTACCCGAGCGACGGGGAGGTGTTGGAGGAGATGCTGAAGAGGGTGAAGCCAGCCGGGACAGAGGACATACCGGGGTAGCAGTGAACACTTTGCTAGAAGGGCCGGTGTGTCAGGAGATCACGAGGCTCGTTTTCAGCGGGTCGCCAAGTCACTTCACGCATCCGTCATCCGTTGCTCTCAGCCCCCAGCTATGGGGTTGCGTCCTCTGACTCATCGGGCCAAGCTTCCATCACCTTTGTGAGCCACCAATCGGCGATTATCAACGTCACGAATGGCCCCAAAAGAGTCAGTCCGGGGAGCCCCCAGACGCGAAAGAATTTCCACGCGGCTCCGAAGCCGACACTCTCAACCGATTTGGGACCGAGGCCGTCTCGCTGTATCCACACCAGTGGGCTGATGATTATCCACAACACCAGTGCGGCCAACAACATCGCCCACACGATTCTGATGCCGGTCCGCACCAGGCCGATCAGTTTCGTCGGCGTCCGTTTTCCCCGCCAGTCGGTTGTTTCAAGGCCATCGATTGCCGCGATTGCTTCGGCCGCGCGGCCGCGAACTTTTCTTCGACGCGGCGCCGGACTTATAATTTAGCAAGGGGGGAAACAGCAACTCGAGCGGAGCGCACACCTCCGCTCGCCGCAGAGCCCACGGACGAGTTGCAACGTCACAGGGTATGCGTATGGAACCGATGCACGGGGCACCGCGGTTGTCGGTCCTGGCAGTCGACGACCACCTTGATACGGTCGAAAGTCTGGTCGAACTCCTCACCCTCCTGGGGTATCACTCCCGGGCCGCCACCACCGGCGAGGATGCCCTGGCGATGGCCGCCGAATCGCCTCCCGACGTGGTCCTCCTGGACATGCACATGCCCGGCATGGACGGGTGGGAACTCGGCCGCCGGCTCGCGTGCGGGCCGAAGCCGCCGATTCTGGTCGCAGTTACTGGCTGTGATCGGGAAGAGGACCGCCGCCGGTCGGCCGACGCGGGCATTCACCTCCACCTGCTCAAGCCTGTCGAACCCGGCGTGCTGGCGGGGATGTTGAAGCGCTTTGAACGAACGCTCGCGCCCGCCGAGCCGGAGCCGGTCTTATAGCCCGCCTTTTGTTTCCTGATCACCGATCCCGAGTGCTGTTTCAACAGTCCGGGACGCCTCATTTTTAGCGATTAAGCGGCCAGAATCAGATTTGCACCCGCCGGTTGTAGATCCACCACTCCAGCACCAACACGAGCAGCCCGCACAATACCGGCCACTTCCAGAGGTCGCGGGGCTGCTTGCGGGGCGCATCGGCAGTGACGGTCGCGCTGCCCACCTTGACCGCGTCGGCCGGCGCGATGTCGCTTTCGAGCGGGTCGAACAGGTTGACCGCGAACCGCCGGTACTGGGTGCCCTTGCCGCCCGGGTCGTCCCACCGGACGGTGTAGACCCCGAGCTGATCCGTGCCGGTCACGGCGAACTCGGCCCGCGAGCCCCGCTCCAGTTTGGTCGAGGACTTGTCCGGGGCGACCACCCGAATCTCGGCCGCCCCACCGAGGCGAAGGTGCTTGACCTGGCCCGGCTTGATCGGCTCCTCGGTCCCGGCGTCCCGCACGTTGCCGAGCGTCAGCACGACGTTCCGCATGAATAAGGGAAAGCTCACCTTGAGCGGCCAGTTCGTGTTCCACCGGCCGTCGCCCGTGACAAGCGGGAAAGCCAGCGCGAGATCGGTGTAGGACTGCCGCGGGATGGCCGCGAGGAGGACGAGGTTTTCACTCCCCTCAATGAGCCGCTGCGTCCGCGGAGGAAGCTGGTCCGGGAAACGGAACGCCTCGGCCACGTCTACTTCGTCCAGCGCCTGGAGATTTCGCATAACCGGGTGTCGGCCCTGCCAGCCGCGGACGCTCGGTCCCGTCACCGGCTGGACCGCGTTCGCGTCACCCGGCTTGGCCTTGTCCGCCGGGACGAATGGTGGCGGCGGGTACCCGACAAAGAACGTGTTCGCCGATGGCATCGCGTCGACCGACGCCGGTCCGCAACGGTCGAAGATCACGAGGTCGTACTTGCCCTCACGGGCGGGCGTCAGGTATTCCTTCGGGTCGCCGGTTAGGACGTCGGGCGGGAGGAAGGCGACTTCCGCGATCTTCTTTGTGCTGACCGAGTCGAGGAAGTCGCGGAGCCGCCGGTTCTCGGGGCCGACCACCAGCACCCGCGCCTTGCGGACGACGCCCAACACGACCCACGCCTCGTCGTCCGCCGGAAATGCGTCCTTCGCCCCGTCGAGTTTCAAGTGAAGAACGTAGTCCGTGTTTTCGGGCACGTCGCTGATGGTGAACGCGAGGTCCGGCCGTTCGGACTTGGCCGGGATCGGCCGGCGTTTCAAGTCGCGGCGGGTCTCGTCGTCGTCGTAAGTGGCGATGAGCCGGTCGCCGCCTTCGAGGACTTCGAGCCGGGCGCGGATGTCCGTGTCGGTCCCGCGGTAGTTGCGGACGGTGGCCCGGGCGATCACCTTGGTCGGGTCGTCCGGATCGCGCTCGGCGTCGAGGCGCAAAATGCCGACATTGTCGGCCGTGCTTCCCGAGACGGGTGGGACGTGAAAGGTCAGGTTCAGGTTAGCGAGCGCAAACTCGGGCACCGGCGGGAACTTGCCGTCTGAATACAAGTGAACGTCGGCCTGCATGCCCTCGACGCCGACGTAAGTGCGTTCCTTGCCCGGTTCGGGGTTGGCGGGGGCGGCGGCCTCGTTTTCCGTCGACCGGGCGGGGTTCGCGAGACTGGCGGCGAGGCCGAGCGCCTCGTCGAGCCGGGTCGGCCGCAGGGTCGGGGTGATCCCCTCGACCGCCCGCTTGAGGGCGGCCCGGTTGTTGGTGTACGACTGGCGGATCTCGGCCACGTCGCTGAACGCGATCACCATCCCGGTGTCCGAGTCGGTGCAGGCGTCAATTTCCTTGATCGCTTCCGTCTTGGCCCATGCGAGGCGGTCCGGCGCCACGTCGGTCGCGCTCATGCTGGCGGAGTTGTCGATCACGAGGATGTAGTGCTTGCCGCCCACGATCGCCCCGTGTAGTCGCGGCCCGAGGACGCCGTAAATCATCACCAGCGCGGCTAGTACCTGAAGGAGCAACAGGACGTTCCGCCGCAGCCACTGCATGAGCCGGTTCACGTGCAGGTCTTCGATGCTCTTTTTCCACAGGAACGTGGACGGCACCGGCAGCGCCTTCCGCTTCAGCCGCAAGAAGTAAAGCAAAATAATCGCGGGCGGCACGCAGAACAGCACGACCGCGGCCGGCAGCGTGAGCGCGACCCGGTGGCTCACGCCGGCCCGCGACTCCAGCCACGCGTTCACGTCCTGGCCGTAGCCCAGCAGGTCGGCGGTGAACACCGCGACCCCCGGCAGGGCGAACAGGACGAGCAGCACGACGGCGATCGGGAAGAGGCTGCGCATAGGGTCGCGACGGTAAGTGACGGGGGACGACTCGTACTTAGAAACCATCTCAGAAAGTATAATGTACCAGGGCAGGAGGTTACGGGAAATCGCGGAGCGAGTGTATGACGGCGGACAGAGAATCGATCCTTCCGACGATCTGGGAGGTATCCGATGATTTATGGGCGAGGATCGAACCGATCCTTGCGGCGGCCTGGCCTCGGCGAGACCCCGTGGTCGGCATCACGCGGATTGGCGTAGGTGCCTGAACGGGATCATC from the Fimbriiglobus ruber genome contains:
- a CDS encoding transcription antitermination factor NusB — its product is MTTARAAALDILARSHSREGFVAELLDENLTRTGLSAQDRRFVTQLVFGVIRRRGTLDALLKPFIQRPLNNVEPALMDALRLGAFQIAFLTHVPKHAAVHETVELANHIGRGQAKGFLNGVLRRVAETVTDEYTDAPGADALPFEAVPSSVTVGSAAHSDFSTPAGEITERPAVVGRYRKLARPVLPNLEEDFAGYLAAGFSWPRWLADRWLARFGRDEATRLGFWFNAPPSLWLRVNKLKGEREDYRVQLAARNIDADTGPHPQSLRLLEGHSVRDLPGYADGEFAVQDPSAMAVATALNPAPGWRVLDLCAAPGGKTTHLAELMHNRGRIVACDIEAKRLDTVATLCRRLGVSNVEPVLVKDGTDAPAGPFDAALVDAPCSNTGVLGRRPEVRWRVQPGEFEYLIRLQTKLLFAALDRVKPGGVVVYSTCSIEPDENENVVKGVRRGIKGLKVEAEGYAIPGKPADGGYWARLRKPG
- the fmt gene encoding methionyl-tRNA formyltransferase, whose translation is MRIVMMGTGTFAEPTFEALLAARENVVGLVTQPDRDAGNRRGSTRQTGKGMATIAQSAGVPVAQPESINTPEGLAQLKAFAPDLLVVAAYGQILSKDVIATPPMGAINVHASLLPKYRGASPIAHAILNGETRTGVTIIRITLGLDAGDMLAQGAVDILPTETTGELETRLAPLGAGLCVDVLNRMKAGPVSGEKQDPAQVTKAPKLKKEHGLIDWTKPAAAISDHVRAMQPWPTAYTFFHRPGKEPIRVIINRVDPSASRPTLDSGAPVGSIFGDAKSMGVKCGDASLEVLELQPAGKKRMTAEEFLRGYPIQAGYRFGPEVLA
- the def gene encoding peptide deformylase, translating into MKIVNYPHPALRVKARPVTTIDKEVQLAAGGMLELMYRHEGLGLAAQQVALDFQMIVINFAGDPEQQDKEVVAINPVILEQKSVFKDREGCLSFPGLYQDIRRAKTVRVQAYNLRGEPFEMVCSDLAARIWQHEIDHLNGVLFIDKMGPLARMGSKKMLEEFIAEFEEGVQKGTIPPGTEMKL
- a CDS encoding CehA/McbA family metallohydrolase; this encodes MRTTFVLASLVAIIALSVARAADPPPVLADVDGQPLAANADRLAKALQLLGTPLPEAAAKELQAAVDAKDAQKVQKVLDPRVLFVVNINPESRVKVTRGPADAALQQAGFVPVLVKVVNESTVKKPLKIVSPQAGPRYSGPGRQARDPKADPRDKDRFLQAEMYTAPPMTGELSGLKVEYAIALLYSTEAGKREATIGFDVGQGNQDLGFRGEVPVLFDVKPGIPVKVRVADFDGKPTTARFIIKDATGRVYPPQAKRLAPDLFFQQQVYRHDGGTIILPPGEFDVEFGRGPEYHLVATRVRVGQGKPADPEPGIAVKLVRWINPADHGWYSGDHHIHSAGCAHYTNPTEGVNPEDMFLHVKGEGLNVGCCLTWGPCYDFQRQFFEAAPNKLSEPFTIIKYDVEVSGFGSQALGHVCLLNLRDQTYPGSAGTKVKGWPTWTTPLMRWAKDQGAVTGYAHSANGLGIDRPKSTHRLFTELDAGAKGHVTNADAAAGKLPLPEPFDTIDADKDGKLTEAELKQSTDRVADRLPNLVIPEMNGIGAQEICVTSAMGVCDFISAMDTQRVPEWNIWYHIMNCGFPLKVSGETDFPCISGGRVGQGRVYVQLGKPDMVDFAAWCDGVRKGKSYVSDGYAHPLKFAVNGTAPGFGDVKLDAAGPVAVTATVAFAKHPLLGTAVGARLTEGATRKVELIVNGRVAATKDVPADDQPHDLTFSVPVERSSWVALRHYPQMHTNPVNVIVGGKPIRASRQSAQWCVGVIEQLWRVRAKDIIPAERDEAEKTFQKALDMYKQIATESPEDK
- a CDS encoding cupin domain-containing protein, translating into MISRRAALGALAAATGSTLTAKGDTKEKAADKPAEAKGGTKEKAAETAPSFKFRLQRAKPRVYEGGSIREHRAADFPASHNISAGVVRIEAGAFREPHWHPNSDEWAYMVEGRVRLTVVGPHGQTTVEDFEVGDAWFVPIGFGHSVLNIGEGEAEVLLVHNHGDFTTIELSEWAAGGPKDVFASTLAVPEKALDNVPKKKLFVGRKRKS
- a CDS encoding formylmethanofuran dehydrogenase subunit B; translation: MTQTITEVACTVCGCVCDDLTVTVEGGRVIRAAGACKLAEPWFLAHNTATPPAAKVAGQPAAFADAVARAADLLRHARAPLIYGLSRSTTEGQRAAVALADRIGATIDTTASTGHAPSIVALQQVGESTCTLGEVKARADLVVFWGTDPVETHPRHFERYSVDPVGLFLPEGRKDRFVVVVDDHETKSARHADLFISVPHNRDWEALWGLRLLVKGKKWAGILNPPTPDSEKGGGDKPDAGAHSLPQAEEKLRDLAARMKACKFGIVFFGAGLTRRPLAHRTIEALLQLVTDLNAHTRFYARRMRRYGDVAGADSVLAWQTGYPFGVNLARGYPRYNPGEFTGPDLLARKEVDACVIVGSDTVADFPPSALAHLRTIPVVLLDSPGNQSPVAADVKFTTAVYGIHRPGTAYRMDEVPIPLRVLLPTDYPSDGEVLEEMLKRVKPAGTEDIPG
- a CDS encoding response regulator — its product is MEPMHGAPRLSVLAVDDHLDTVESLVELLTLLGYHSRAATTGEDALAMAAESPPDVVLLDMHMPGMDGWELGRRLACGPKPPILVAVTGCDREEDRRRSADAGIHLHLLKPVEPGVLAGMLKRFERTLAPAEPEPVL